From Pseudomonas sp. FP2335, the proteins below share one genomic window:
- the rpmH gene encoding 50S ribosomal protein L34 — MKRTFQPSTIKRARTHGFRARMATKNGRAVLSRRRAKGRARLAV, encoded by the coding sequence ATGAAACGTACTTTCCAACCAAGCACCATCAAACGCGCCCGCACCCACGGTTTCCGTGCTCGCATGGCTACCAAGAACGGCCGTGCTGTCCTGTCGCGTCGTCGCGCCAAAGGTCGTGCACGTCTGGCAGTTTGA
- the rnpA gene encoding ribonuclease P protein component produces the protein MSQDFSREKRLLTPRHFKAVFDSPTGKVPGKNLLLLARNNDLDHPRLGLVIGKKSVKLSVERNRLKRLMRESFRLHQDTLVGWDIVIVARKGLGDVENPELIQHFGKLWKRLARTSKPAPAVSTETVGVDSLDA, from the coding sequence GTGAGTCAGGACTTCAGTCGGGAAAAGCGTCTGCTTACCCCCCGGCACTTCAAGGCAGTCTTTGACTCCCCCACCGGCAAGGTTCCGGGGAAAAATCTCCTGCTCCTTGCGCGTAACAACGATCTGGATCACCCCCGTCTCGGGTTGGTGATCGGCAAGAAGAGCGTAAAGCTCTCCGTTGAGCGCAATCGCCTCAAGCGTCTGATGCGCGAATCGTTTCGCCTCCACCAGGACACTCTGGTTGGTTGGGATATTGTTATCGTCGCGCGCAAAGGCTTGGGGGATGTAGAAAACCCCGAATTGATTCAGCATTTCGGCAAGCTCTGGAAACGTTTGGCTCGCACCAGCAAGCCAGCACCAGCAGTCAGCACCGAAACTGTA